CAATAATTGGAAATTTGATTCCAGCTATAAGTTTATTTTTAATTGGATTTATTTTATTTTTAAAACAAAAATTACCTACAGAGGTTCAAAATAATATAAAATATGGGAAATTTAAATCAATACTTGAAAGCAATCAGCAGCTAATTGGCATTATATCAATCATTATAGGAATAATTCATTTTTTAGCAGCAGAAATACCTTTATTGTAAAAGACATTGAAAGATTAAAAATAAAGATGCAATTGTTAATAAAACCACCAAAAGCAACTTGACTTTGACATAAGCATTCTATATTATTACTATAATTTAATGTAAATTTTAATTACTGCCCCCAAGGGCTTAAATGGTATAAAGGAAGAAGATATGATTATATTTAGAACATATAAAAATTTGAAACTAATAATACTGCCTATGTTAATGCTGAGTTGCGCTTTTTATAAAAAACCACAGTCTGTGCATCAAGACAGCAATACTGGCAAACCAATAAGCGATGAAAAATTACAATCTGTGTCTGTGCAGCAAGAAAGCAGTGATAGCAAACCAATAAGCAATGAAAAATTACAATCTGTATCTGTACAGCAAGAAAGCAGTGCTGGCAAGCCAATAAGCGATAAAAAATTACATTTAATATCAGGCAAAATTTCAAATAAAAAATTGCCAATCATAAATAGTAGTCATGAAGTAACTTGGATAAAAACAAAGGCAATGAAAATCTTAGACGAATATGGAAAAGAAATACCTGAATTTAAAAATAAATTCGGATATTCTTATATGTTATCTCCTATAAAAATGGATGGTGAATACAGTTACTTCACAACACTATTAATACTTTTTGAAACAACTAACAATGGAGATGAAGAATATGAAATTGAAGATATTAAATTCGTAACAGCTGGCTCTACCCTAAAGCTTAAAAATTCTCTTATAGCTGTTGAAAATTCGCAAGAAGAAGGATATGTTACTGCATACCCATTTGGACTATTGATGAGCGGTGAGATTAAAAATGCTTTTAAATTAACATATAAAAATGGACAATGGAATTATATGCTTGCAAATTTAACTGTCAAAAATAAACTTACTCAAGAAACTAAAGTTCATAA
This genomic interval from Borreliella andersonii contains the following:
- a CDS encoding S2/P23 family protein, which translates into the protein MIFRTYKNLKLIILPMLMLSCAFYKKPQSVHQDSNTGKPISDEKLQSVSVQQESSDSKPISNEKLQSVSVQQESSAGKPISDKKLHLISGKISNKKLPIINSSHEVTWIKTKAMKILDEYGKEIPEFKNKFGYSYMLSPIKMDGEYSYFTTLLILFETTNNGDEEYEIEDIKFVTAGSTLKLKNSLIAVENSQEEGYVTAYPFGLLMSGEIKNAFKLTYKNGQWNYMLANLTVKNKLTQETKVHKISLNSKLIIEFLKEVLKENSTLKDKNGDLFEGI